Genomic segment of Drosophila ananassae strain 14024-0371.13 chromosome 2L, ASM1763931v2, whole genome shotgun sequence:
ATTTCTTCGGACTATACTCTGTATATACATGTAGTATCCAAATTAATGTTTCAACCTCGGcagcagcaaaaacaaaaacgtaCCACACGTCAATGTCAAGAGCGATGACAATGACAAATTTACCTAGCTTCAAGGACTATAcgaaaatttttgtatttgccattaaaatttaaattagtaAGTAGCCGCTCCTGCATCTCTGCTCCCCTTAAACGACATCTTGCGAAAatgggaattttttttttataaatttaatgccCGGCAagaacttgaaaaaaaatatacgcACAAATGGCGCCGAATTCCGTCCGGCAATCAACTAAATTCAAAGCAAATTGTCCGCACAATGGCCCAAAGGACATCGGCCCAggccaggcccaggcccatcATGATTGTCCTCGAGGATACAGCAAGCCAAATGCCTCATTATTTTGCGCTTGAGAAATTTCTGTCTCGTCACTAATTCATCATTGTTTCGGCACATTAAATCCTTGAACGTCAACGCATTCATTATCTCATCGCATGTGAGCCTTTGGGGATGAGCCGGAGCTTTTGCATTTGGGTTTGCTTTCCCTCGGATTTTGGCCAACTCATCGCCGTCCTCACATGGTCAGCTGCCTGTCCCTCTGTATGCCTGTCTGTCATCGGGAGCTTGGTCGCCACGGCATGCTTGAGTGATATTAACTGACCGACAATCAGTCAAGGGCAACGCAACTGAACCGGCAGCAGCCAAAGCACACACTTTTCCCAAAGAGGCTTAGGCCAGATTTTGGGCTTCAGGAGGCACAAGAGCATTCTTATGGCTGACCACGAATTGTTCTAGTCATTTTCGCAGATGTTCTATTTAACCCATAGCAAACTTAAATAATACTCATTGTATTTATGAATTATTAAAGTAAATGTATACTATAAAATCATCTGTTTTAAAGCCAAAGGTCGTTAGATACTTATTGGTTTGTATACAGAATTAAATAAACTCAATCAATGCCATTTAATAAACTTTTAATGGGTTAAAATCCTGCTGAAGGGTATGAAAAAGTGCCTCACATGTTAATTGCTTCCCAGGCTAATCGCATTTTTGTCCGTCATTATGAGTAATGTGTCTGGGATGCCCCCATAAAGCAATTTGTCGAAAAGATTGCGACGAGTGGCAAATTGCTTAAAGCTCTCAGCAGTTTAAACTATTCCAGTGGGCagacaaaacaaaataaataacgCAATCGTTTAATGAAATCTACCTGTGAATAAACTGagtctttaataaaaaaaaactccagGACAATATGCAAAATCCAACATAATCGCACATGTCATCTGGCCTTAATTTCGTATGCAAACAAAACATCATTACAAATGGCCGATAATCGTTAAACAATGTATAAAAAATGGTAAACACGGTGGCCAAAAAAGGACTTAAATAAAAGTTGACAAACATCTGAAATAACGAAAGTTAAATGTCCTTGCAACATAAATAATTCCtaaataaacttaaatttgcattgctAACACAGAAACAATGTTTTATAATTAaagtaataatatttatttttctcccAACCCAAAAAAGAACAAATTAAATGCTGTGTTTTAAATTCAACagtataattatattataaactTTGTACTAATGCcaatttgaaaactatttggaatacaaaaaccaaactttttgaaaatgttttatttttatgtagaATACTCAATTTAAAAATACTCAGTTTATTTACATTGAAATAATAATGtgaataatattaaatctaCATATACAGTTAggcatttttatttagttttaaatttaattaatagaaGCTAAACATTATTATAAGTTGCAAAGTTCGTTACAATTGCAAAGTGCGTCACGGAGATTAGTCATCGCTTCATCTCCCTGGAGGACAAACATCATTCTATTGTTGCCAGGGCAATAAATTCAGACCTTTGGGGAGGATGGCAGAAAAAGTCATATTACATCGCTAATTTATGTAGCACGTAAGTTAATTTCTGTTTGTCTGTTATTTGTTGTAATTAGTCGACGTTCAAGCCGTTGTCCCAGGGGCCATTAAAACTCGTCCCTGGCCGGAAATGCCGAGAACATAAACAAACGAAAAACTGTTGCTTCCGCTAGCTGCGTGcgaaaaaaaggatatacaCTAGCCACGAAAGAGAGGCCCACAGTCCGGGCTAATTATTTTGTCGGTCAGCCAAAGTTCATAGTTCACATGccacggcggcagcagcatcaggACGAGTGCAGGGAAGGGTGGCCATGGGTCTATGGGCCATGGTTCATGGAAAGATAGTACGCCCACTCGTCCTTGGTCGCCATTTCGTTTCATTTCGTccgtttgtataatttttattatcaggCCAAGTAAAATAAACTTAATTAATACCCGCGTCGGACGTCGAGCCGGGCATTTGATTCATGGCCTGCATTTGCGGGTCCGGCTTAAATGCAATAATGAATGTGGCGGCGCGAAATAAAAacgcaaataaaaataaaaataaaaacaagaataaAAATGTGCAAAGTATGGCCGCACAAAGTGCGAAGGCAGAAAATGCAGAGAGTAATGCCCAAAGTCAAGGAATTAATGATGGTGACCCTTTTGGCACCTTTCCCACCAAACAGTACTCTTTTAAAAGCTGGGTTTCATTGTTTACAGTGGGACTTGTTTTTAAGTAAACGAGTGTCatacaaacattttatttatattttaataacttAAAGAATCCAATTTACCTTTAAGAGAAaactctatatttttttacctttGGGTAACCCCTTATCACCCTACATACACATGATTCATTCATACAGTTTTATCCACAAAAAACGAAATCACTAAGCAAACAATGAAATCCCAAAGGATAACGAAACAAAATctattattttaagtttttcatGGGCAGGTCAACCTGCCGCATAGTCCCCCCACTTGAATTCATCCGCCCCGTGAGCCCCGTGTGGCAAGCCCGCACTTATCAACAGCTTACCGAATAATACCATTCGAATCGCACTCCGTCCTGGTTTCATGTCGCATACCACTCTCGTTGCAGGAATGGCGCCTCTGCCCGCGGAGGGATTGCACCTGTCGAACCTATCCGTGCCGCGAATTATCGACGTGTCCCAAAAGGCGAAACTCTTCTGCAGCTACGCGATGGGCAATCGGACGCTGAACTCTGTCAAATGGTACAAGGATGGCCTCGAGTTTTTCAGGTGAGCCAACGGCTGTGGCcttaaagcaaataaaaatgctccataaaaatatttttcggcATTCAgtttgaaataataaaatgtcGCAAGTGCGCGGCCAGGGAGTTGGCAGTTGGTAGTTGGTAACTGTGAGTTGGCAGTTCGAGATCGGAAAATGTGCTGGTGCATTCATGCAGATTTTATGGCGCAAATTGAAAACGTCATGAAACTGCAACACTGTCCGCAACAAAGTGAAACCCGACCCCCAAAAAAGTGGCGAGGAAATTCGTGGTATGGCAATGGGTCGCTTGAAAGTGTCGCAACTAATTTAAATGCTTAATTGAAATGGATTTTTATGGGCTCCAGCAATTGCGGCCAGGTGGCACTACCACCGTATCGGGCCCAAATATGTGCGAAGAGGGTTTTTATTTAACTGGCTTAATTGTTGCACATTGCCGCATTCATATTCACACTTGCACCACCGAGAACTGAACCGGGGCCAGATCTGTGCTTCATCCGGGGCTTAATCGAGCGCGAAATTTTTAACAAAGGTGTATATTTGGGCAttaaagtttgttttttttgattATGTTTTGGTTATTGATTTTAAAGCCGCCACCAAATATGCCAACGAATCTGAAATGGTGGCAAAAAAGTATTATTTATGTCAAATATTGGAACCATTTAACGGTTTATATTCCTTGCCAAATGGACTGACACGCCCTTAACTTTTGTTAAATACACTtgacaaaataatttcaaaataaaaattcacgttagttttgataaaaaaaattacttgaCAAAATATTACCATGTATTCACACTAAACCCACACTAAACACACTATTTTTGCAGTGCAACCCTCTGGCAGATGCGCCCCTTGCAACATCGTTGCATGTAAATTTGAAACGTTTTGGCGACCACATTCGATTGGCTTTCCCAGCCccaaaattattgtttttgaCATATTCGCGAGGGTCGGCCGATTTCAAGAGGGGGAAATAGGAACAAGGGCGGTCTTTCGAGCCGTCTCTCCAGTAATTTACTGCCGTAGGCATTTGGCTTTTATCAATTACGCTTTTGTGTGAACGTTTTGATTGTGTGGTCTGCACTCGGCTTCAATTATTCATGCACATTTGACACTGCGGTTGCTTCCATTTGTAACAAAAAACGTCACAAAGACTTTTGCTATTTCGAAATAGACGAACCGTGCTTTTTCATTTGCTAAATTGAGTGCTTATTGTCCAAATAATAGATTTTGCTTGAGCTTTTTACAAAACTCCCATCCAATTAGAGTTACCACGAAATTAATCAaaccacaaaaataaatcattttataaactattattttggaaaatcaaatttcaatattgaagttaaaaattatcaaatttgtttctaatttgagttattatttttaatatgataaaatcataaattttcctctttttgaaatccctttatattttttcgcTCTGAGCATacattcaaaatttaaaacatttaaaaaatggaaaaatgtttGGCCCAAACCCCGCGCTAATTGCTGTAATCAAATGCAACATTGCCATCGAACATAAATTTACAAATggaatttgaaatttgaattttcggaatttgaattttatttttgcttgCCGAGAATGCAAAACGGAGTGGCAACTGCATAATATTCATAATAAAATCGACAGCCCTGCCAACGTGTGGGTACAATACGATGAACGTTTCCGATGCAGAAACtcaaatgaaaattgaaaaataaaaatagaaatggaTTTTTTGCTTGATTCCCTCATCAATATTTCATGATTTCGATTTTGGCGCAGCACTTGAGCTTAAGCTGCAGTCTCCAATTGCACCATCCCCGACTCTACCTAACGCTACGAATCTGTCTCTCTCCTTTTGCAGATACTCGCCTCTAACTCCGCCGACAACAAATTGGTTCCCCGTTAAAGGTGTCACCATTGCCAACGGTTCGCCGCATTGCAATCAATTCATCTGCAACGTGGAGCTGGAAAAGCTCAACGCCAGCTCGTCCGGCCAGTACAGATGCGAGGTCTCCGGCGATGCGCCCGAGTTCAAGCTGATCGATCAGTCGGCCAATATGACAGTCGGTGGTACGTATAAGAAATAAATGAATTCAAACATGATCCAAATCATGGAGTCACACtacactcaaaaaaaaaagttttcatttaaaattttatctgtTAAACACAATTTACACCATTTACCATTTACTCTTTTAAGCCATATCCTTTTTTTAGCAATTTCCTATTACAAAATCCTTTCGATCCCACTGTACACTTGCTGAAATGTTTGTAGCTGTCTTTGATTTATGTTTTGCAACATAAAGACAACAAATTATGTGCAATTTTGCAAacacttaataaaattataaatggtCTTTGCACGGCCACCGAACCCGATGCTATTTCGAGGTAGTAGTAGTAGGTAGGAGTTCAACCGACAACTCCTTTCCATTTATCAATGCCACACGGCGGAGTATTTTCCGGGTGGATTGCGGAGGGAATCACGGATCACGGAGGAGAATGGTGGAGGGACAGTGGCAGTAGGCAGTTCAAAAGGGCGTCACATAAATGCTGGAAAATTGTGACACGCGTCAGCCATTTGTATGAGTAATGATTGTTAATAAATCCTGACAACCATCCATAGGCGCCGCCCACCGCCAAGGGTGGTCCTACAGTACCCCCAGTCCGTGCCGCAGCCCCTCGCCCCAACCTCTGCCGGAGTCCTTCGGCGGCACCTGACGCTCTAGTGAACAAATTCAACTCAATTGTGAGTTTTGTACGAATCAATTTATAATCTACAATGCGCGGTCGTTTGGCGTTGTCACGTGCTGGGCCTAGACAACAACCATTGCTAAAATCCCAGGCCCAACTCGTTTGTGGCACTTGTAGTTGGGTTTGTTAACGTCAACGCCACACCCGCTCGCTCCGCCCCATGGACACCATCGCCAGTAACGCATCACCCGCCATTTTGATTTCGCTTTGATTGGCGGCGTACATGACGATGAATTCCTCCCAAAAACGCACTGGCCTACACAGTaacaaattacaaaatatatttaaaaactatcaAGATTTTGTcgctaataatataaaataaaatatttcactttaaGATCAACactttaattgtaatattaaaatattccaATATCCTATTGGAATCTTAtgttaattatattttggtgTAACCTCGTCCCTGTTTCTGCGGTTGATTTCGACCAAAAGGAACCGCCAGGCATTCCGTCACACAGCCAGCCAGACTTTTGGTTACTGGGCTGGTTCTACTTTGAAATTCAAATCAATTGATTTCGGTCCAATGTGATTTCGAGGCAAATGGAAATGGCCTGCTTATGTCTTTTGTTTCTAGTTTCTATGCGGCTCAAAATGATTTATTTGTCGCAATTTCGACGCTCAGCGATTTGTTTCCTTTTGTAGCCTGGATAGATGCTAAATGGGTGGCTTTCAGTGGGCGGTTTTTTTGCccggtgggtggtggtgggcgTTGTTGGAGTGGTTGTGGCAGTAACTGGGTCTACAACTGTGACTGCTACTCTGGGGGGGTATGGGTGTAGATTGTGGGTGCCTTATTTATTGACGTTACTTTAAGAGATATTGATTTGCATAATGCGCACTTAAGCATTTGTTTACGCGTAACAATCAAATTTGAATTCGCATTTTCGTATTTGTATTGCGTCTTTAATTGGATGTTTGGTAAAGGGCAGACAGTATTTGTGCTCGCTATTTGCATGTCAATTTGACTTTTATCTATTCAACGTACTTAAATAGACAAAGTAAGCCATGCTCAAGTTGCTGTACAATGTACATGGTAATCCCAGTGGCTAGATTAAGTGCCAGACTACAGTCAAGTAGCCACGTGGAGTGCTTTCTCCATCCCTGGCCCCCGCGCACTTTCTCCATTACCTGACAAGCTTCCCCCATAGCTTTTTGCAATACCAGcaaattttctattattaGTTGGCATTTACTTATGGATTTCAATGATTggcaattgaaaaatattgaaataaatgcAGCAGAAGGAAGAGACTTTTATAACGTTAAACATTGGCATCTTCCCGTATCTGAAACTACTCATAAAGAACTACTTAGACCCAATCAATAACATCccattttaatacaaaaaactGCTTAAATCCCTTTCATgtttatcaaaaaataaaattttgaataataGTGCCGACACCATGACTAGTTTgctttttaaactaaaaagcTAAGAGCTTatatgaaatttaaataaaagcatTTTTCACTGATAAAGTAGAGAAACATGGTGGCTGGCGGGCAATCCGACCGCCATATAATCATAGTGGCTGGCCGTATTGTCCGACGAGCCACGAGTGCCTTTGGCATATGCCAGCGTCAGTGGCCAGTTGGTCTCgtcattttaatttatatgtaCTCACACAGAGCAGCACAAATCCAAGAAATAAGCtgtaaaaaaatacaataccCCGGGGGCAGCCAAACAAAATATAGTAAAGCCAACCAGCCATGGCATCAAACTTCATCAACGAGATAGTGGCAAAGTTTAAAGTCCTCTTTTTCAGGACAATGTGTCGGTGTGTTGGAAAATTGTGAAAGTGTTGGTACTAAGGGGTCAAATCGAGAAAGGGCAGGAGGTCGGGAGAAGAGAGTTGGAAAAGGGATCCTATGCACGTACATAGTGCTAACCCCATGGTAGTTTTAGCTGGTGTCGcctgttttttgtttcaatgAAGGCGAAGCTGTTGACAGACCAACAATCGACTTGGGAATTTTGTCACTAAAGTGCCATCGCCATCGTAACCACCTTAAAAACTTTGTCACAACAACATCGGCCGAGAGCTCTCGATTTTCAAACAGCAATCACCCAGGATGCTTTGATGATGCCTGAAACAGAAACTGGAATACACAGGTATACATGAAAAACACTATGGCCTGGACCTGCGATGCGAAGGAGAACCGGATCAGGCCCGGGGCTTTGAGGTTTGCTTTAAACTTTTGCTGAGCAAATATTTTGCCGCTTAGCTGCGTGCCGTGTGTCATCACACTGATTAACTTTGTCAAGTTTGCACAGCTCAGCAGAGAGACAGGATATGCCGGGACATGCCGGAGCAATGTGTGTGTCCAACATTGACCATTAAACGGCGACTGAGCCGTACTTAATTACTTCAGAGATTTTCCGCTTTTTGGAAACAAGCTGACAGTACTTTTCTTAAGCCTAAGCAGTGAGAAAAAACTAGTATTTgttatacaaatttttgtattaatagtatttgatttttttcagtgatacTTCAAGGTTAATATAGCTCTTATCATTTGAGGCTAGGTCATCCCTTAAAATAAACAGACTTACAAAAATTGTTACACCTGTCCAGTTCTGAAATCTACTCTGTATTTTGGACTCGTTTAGCATTCCGACAATACAAATTTTCCCCCAGAAGTGAttttacttttgtgttttactTTTTCTGGTTTTGTTGGGCTGGCTTTTCTGCCCTTCCCGAAACTGGAACGGGTGGAGTATTTTTTCAATCTTGTTGTGGTGCTTTACTGGTACTTGGGTACATGGccatttttggtttatttacCCTGGTTGATTGCTTTGTTTTTcgttaaattttcatttttgctgCTTTTGTTTCGCCTGCAATGCAAGTCACACAATTCGACAGGACAATTGAAGGAGGGGCCTGGCAAAGGAAAGGGAGTGGATATGGGAATGGGAAAGCTGGCATAACATGGCCGCAATCATCAACTTGAACTCCGGATTCCGTCCGCCGTCTGCCCATCCGTCTGTGTGCCCGTAAGTTGTACTTGAAACAGGTCAGAAACTTTCCACCAAAGTGGTTTGTATTAAGTCAATTAAAAAGTTTACAGTCCTGCTGACTGCTCCCTGACTTTTGATGCCTCGCCCACAGCCACCAGTCAAACACCAACCGACCACTCACCTCCCCTGTCCCACCATTGTCTCTTGGCCAACTGTGAGGCCTTCGGGTCCTTAGCATATTTCACAAATTCTCGACAAAAACAACATTCATTCGGATCTCGGATTTGTTGTTGCCTTGCGGTCATGGGAAGTGGCGAATTCTGCCACCCCAAGCCATAAACTAAATTACGCTTGTTTTCATCAAAAAAACTTTGTCCTGGGCAATTATTTGTTAAGATTAATTAACacttcaaataaatatttggtgTTGGCGTGTCGGTAATTGCCTAAGTGCCGTCCGTACCTTACCATATAGCATTCCCACTCCTCTCCGTGGTGCGTATACTAGCAACGACTTTGTACTCCTCCTAATTGGGATAAGTTTTGTGTCCGAATTGCACTCTGCATTTTCTGTTGCAAATATAGTTTCCTAACTGTGAGCTAAATTAAAGTTTGTTTGGCTCTTTCCAAATTAGCAGTAATAAAGAGGTTCCTAAAGGGGGAATGGTTTTAAGGATTTGAAATACACACTAATTTCACATTCCAAGGAAAACGAATAATAgttaaaatcaatttttttgttatttcagTTCTACCAAAGCTGGGCCCTTTCATAACTGGATGGCGACATGCCTATAAATACCGCGACACTCTAATAGCCAACTGCAGTTCCGATTGGTCAAGTCCAGCCTCTAAATTAATGTGGTATATCAACAACAAGACGGTGAGTATTAATTGGTGGGATATGGGATAGATTCTGAAATATTGATCAAAAATACAACGGTAGAAAAAAAGATTAACTGAAAAGTACAGGGGATTCCATACCTCCTTCTTGGAACTTTAATCTCAATTTTGTAAGATACACTACTTTTTCTTCCACTTTGTCTTGGCCTTTGCAAGTTGGAGCCACGTCAACTACGTGTTTGGGCCAACCACAAGTCAAATGCCAGCGCGGTAGCAGTGTCAGTTAGTCAGTCGTTCACTCGTCCCGTTCTGGCCATTGAATTGACCTAAATGTTGACAAAAAGTAGCGACGCAACTAGAACCTGGTGTCAGTCACGCCCGCATTCGGTTTCTGTTGGCTTTAAAAATCCACTCACACCTTTTTCACCGTCGTCTCTCTTTGCTTCCGGCCCCATAGGTCCCAGCGTACAGCTTGCAGCCGCAAATTAACGAAGTCACACGCAACACCGATGGGCTCCACCTGTTCATCAGCCACCTGCAGCTGCGCCTGTCACTCGAGGACCAGAGGTTCATCAGCAAGAGTGAGGTGCTGGAACTGCGCTGCAGCGCAGACATCATGGGCCTGGCGAGTGTGCGAAGGGAGAGCCGGATCCGAACCACCGTCCTGGCCCTGAAGGATGCCGGATTTAACCAGCGTCTCACCGAAAATGGTTCCTGCATCAATGGCCAACCAGGTGCATTCCAACTCTTCTTTATCCCTGAATGTCATaagaaatatatgtataaagtTTAAcgataaatttaaattatttttacagCTTCTTTAGCCGCCTGGCTGCTGGGTCTTGTCCATTTTCTACGCTGGCATGGATCCCAAAGTTAGTGGCTAGCTTTGACGGGTGCTCTATTGTTAGCATAAGTTTCCGGGATTCAACTATAAGTGGATACAGATCCTGGAAAATAATCAAAAGTCCGGCAGAGGTGCCAACATAAATTGGATTCTTTGCACCATTTCGAGCCAAGTGAAAAAGTTAACAAGCCAAGGCAGCAACAGTTGAATTTGTATATAGTCGAaattgaattagttaaggTCCATGCAGGAAGCCCAGCCATTTGCTATATAAGTGTATTACGAAACAATTATTTATGTGTAAACCAGCCAATGGAAATTGAAACCGAAGAATGAACACAgaatgaaatatataaaatattaatatattctAGGAATCTAAACATAATATTTGCTACCAAATACTATTAAATGTCAGAATTATTTCAATAGAAATGAAAAATTCGAATATCAACAAATTTACACATGAATATTTGAGCACGGAAAATGGAAACACACACAATCAATGGCAAGTAAACTTAATTATTGTATGTGAATTGTTAATTGTATTAAATGATGTatgggaaataaataaatacgaataaatatatgtatgtctcTATTCAATTTTAATGAAGAGCAGGACAAAAGGTAaatgttattgtttttttgtacaagTTTTTAACATTTATAATTTTGAGCAGTTGAACTCTTTGAATTCCTAACAtagtttttttgttcaattttttaacattttcaattttgagcagatgaatgcaaaatatataaaatcctaaaaaaattattcttatTAGGATAAGACCTTATACATGAATGTCCGGCTGCGGCAGATTATTATGCGATGTCTGCCTACTCGGCGGAGTTGGTTCCCGGTAATGCACGCCCAAGCTGCCCAACATCACCTCGGACTGGAAGACATCCCAGAATGTATAATGGCTCGAGTTATCATGGTATTCATCTCCTTCCTGTTCCACCATCTCAAAGTATCTGACAGCCAGTTTTCTCCGATAATCGGGAAGCACAATAGAGCCCAATAGAAAAGTCCAAGCCATGGCAACACGgcacatatataaataatcaGTTAGGTCCATGATTTTCGGGAATTCCAATAGATAACTGACGAGGCAACCAGAAACGTCCCAAATAAAGGCAAGCGATATGTAGACGAGTAGTATGTGAAGA
This window contains:
- the LOC6500876 gene encoding uncharacterized protein LOC6500876; translated protein: MSLLRLLGALLLATFNGMAPLPAEGLHLSNLSVPRIIDVSQKAKLFCSYAMGNRTLNSVKWYKDGLEFFRYSPLTPPTTNWFPVKGVTIANGSPHCNQFICNVELEKLNASSSGQYRCEVSGDAPEFKLIDQSANMTVGVLPKLGPFITGWRHAYKYRDTLIANCSSDWSSPASKLMWYINNKTVPAYSLQPQINEVTRNTDGLHLFISHLQLRLSLEDQRFISKSEVLELRCSADIMGLASVRRESRIRTTVLALKDAGFNQRLTENGSCINGQPASLAAWLLGLVHFLRWHGSQS